GGAGAGATACGCTTCATCTTCACTCGGCTCGAGCGCCCGCGCGCGCACGAAGGGCACGGGTTCGTCGAGCAGCCGGTAATCACCGGTAAACGCAACGTACCACGCAGTCGTCAGCGGCAACCACAGGAGGTCGTCGGAAAAGCGGGTGCGGGTACCCTTCTCCCAAGGTGGATGCCACCAATGCAGTACGTCCCCCTCCGGAAACTGGTGCGCGGCGTGCAGCAAAATTTGGGCGCGCGTCTCCTCCGGATGGCTCCACAGCAACGCACATGCGTCCTGAAGCTGATCGCGGAAGCCTACGGCACCACCCGACTGGTAAAACGCCGATCGGCCCCAAAGACGGCAGCTCGTGGTTTGGTAGAGCAGCCAATGATTGCACAACACGTCCAGCTCGGGCCACGGTGTGTGCACCACCAGCGCAGAGGAACGCGCTTCCCAGAACCGCTTTGTGGCTTCCAATCGCGACATCACCCGATCCCAGCTCGCCAACCCCTCGACCCAAGCCCGCCCCTGCGCTTGATCTTCCGCCTCTCCCAGCAGTGCCCAGCCTCGCCAGCTCCGACCCGCCCCCAGGAAAAACGCGCCAGCCACAACGGCAGCAGCGTCATGGCCAGCCCCGAACGGCCCATGCTCCAAACGCGAGCGCCGTAACGCCTCTGGCGCGGCCACGGAGCCTCCGACCCCGAGAAACCATACCCGGTCACCGGCGGCAACCTGCGACTGCCACGCACCTTCTGCCCCCAACGTGGCAAATACGACCCGTCGCTCGAACAGTGGCATGGCGCGATTGCGCGCCCATAGAATTCCAGTTTGCGGCTCGAGTTCCGTCGTCACCTGCCGGTCAACACGCCACGGATCCGCACCCAAAATTAAACGGGCATAGTGCCACAAAGAAAGCCGCCGGTCCCTTTGCCCGAGGTTTGTCAACTCGACAGCAATCACCCGCACCCCCATGTCCGGCGGCACGAACCAAGTAACGACCGACTCGATCTCGTCCGACCGATTGTGCCAGCGGGTGAAACCTCGGCCATGCGTAACCTCGAACACCCCGGCGCCACACGGCGCCGGCATCAAAGAACGAAAGGCGCCCGTAACTTCGTCCCGCACGTACAGGCACTCGCTCGGCGGATCGGTCACCGGGTCATTCGACCACTCCGTCAAACGGTACTCGCGACTGTTCCGACTCCACGTGAATCCACCCCCTCGTTCCGACACCAAGCTGCCGAATTCGGGATTGGCCATGACGTTGACCCACGGCATGGGCGGCACGTGTCCCGGTGCCAGCCGGATGACGTACTCCTGCCCCCCAGCGCCGAATCCTCCGTAACCGTTCCAATGATCCAATCGGGAAGTCATTCCCGCTGGCTCGGTACGTTCGCCGACTTCCACAGCAGTGCGCCGAAGAGCGACCCGCCGGTAGCCAGGGCTACTCTCAGCCGGCCAGCGGCCACCCGCGCAGGCGAGCAACGCCGCGTATTCCGCGCGAGCGAGGCTCACCCTTTTTGCCGGGTCAGTCCCCCGCATCACCTGTACATCGCCACGCGACTCTTCTACCAACACGAGGTCGCCCGGCACGCCCGTGCTCGCCCAGTAGCGGGCGATGGCGTCCCACGGCCGGTTCTCTTCTTCCACATGCACCAGCAGCCAGGTTCGGATGTCGTCCGCCAAACCGAGCTGCGCCGGCAATCGAGCGACGTTCCCTGGTAGCTTTGCCAGCTCCGAGTCCGGACGGAGTTGCGGGCTGCGATACAGCCAGGCGGTCGCCAGCTCTTCTGCAAACCTGGCCTCTGGCAAGCGCAAGCCGGCCTTTTCCAATTGCTGCCGGTGCCACCGCGCAGCCTCGCGGCGGAGGCTTTCTAGCGACTCGTTCCGCAACTCTTGCACCATTTGCGCTATGTCACCTTCTTCGGCGGCAAAACCGCAGACGAAGCCCAGCTCCGTTCGCTCGCCGGGAGCAAGCGCCAATTTCGTCCGTAAGCACATAACTGGATCCAGCACATTGCCCACAGTGCCCGACAATACCCCATCGGGTGACAACGCAGCGGCGTTGCGACAATCCCGGCCTCGTCCGAGAAAACGCAAGCGATCGCTTTCATACTCCAGCTCATCTGCGTTCAACGCGGCCAGGAAAAGGATAGGCCAGCGCTCTTCGGTGGAACGGGGCCGCCTCCGTGCGCCCAAGTACCGATGCTCCGCGCTCCAATGTGTTTGCACGAACAACTTGGCAAACGCCGGATGGGCTGCAAATGCCTCGAACGGGAATAGCACCACTTCCAGGTACGTCGTGACCTCGAGCTCGAGGTGCCGCCCCGAGCGATTCTCTAGGCAAAGAGAACGAAACTCTAGCGGGGCTGAATCGCTCACCCACGCCGCCAACTCCGTAGTCAATTCCGGAAGCCAACAACGGATCCCGGCAACACCCAAGGTGCGCCGAAAACGATAGCGAGCTTTGGCGTTGGGGCGCGGAGCCGGGGTTAGAGACCACGACGCGCCGGAACTGCCGTCACGTACGTAAAACAACCAGCCAAGGTGGTCCTCCGCCACATCCGGCTTCCATCCGTAAGCTTGGAGCCAATCCTTGCCACTGCGCGCCCACGCGGTGCCTGTACCTCGTCGCGAAAACAAGGTCCGAAACGTGCCGTTGGAGAGAATGGCGCCACCCGAAAGTGGCCGCGCCCGCACAACCGGAGCGCTCATCACGCACCTCCTGCGGTCGCAAACGCCAGTTCGACCTCAGCGGGGAGCTCTCCGATACGAATTTCGCTGCCATCGAACTCCGATACCGTGCGACCATTCACGCGCACTGCCAGCAAGCCCGCGGGCAGAGGCAAGCGCAGCACCAGCTTTCCGGGCGGGATTTGTAAGTCACCCGCTATGTG
This sequence is a window from Candidatus Binatia bacterium. Protein-coding genes within it:
- a CDS encoding glycosyl transferase, with translation MSAPVVRARPLSGGAILSNGTFRTLFSRRGTGTAWARSGKDWLQAYGWKPDVAEDHLGWLFYVRDGSSGASWSLTPAPRPNAKARYRFRRTLGVAGIRCWLPELTTELAAWVSDSAPLEFRSLCLENRSGRHLELEVTTYLEVVLFPFEAFAAHPAFAKLFVQTHWSAEHRYLGARRRPRSTEERWPILFLAALNADELEYESDRLRFLGRGRDCRNAAALSPDGVLSGTVGNVLDPVMCLRTKLALAPGERTELGFVCGFAAEEGDIAQMVQELRNESLESLRREAARWHRQQLEKAGLRLPEARFAEELATAWLYRSPQLRPDSELAKLPGNVARLPAQLGLADDIRTWLLVHVEEENRPWDAIARYWASTGVPGDLVLVEESRGDVQVMRGTDPAKRVSLARAEYAALLACAGGRWPAESSPGYRRVALRRTAVEVGERTEPAGMTSRLDHWNGYGGFGAGGQEYVIRLAPGHVPPMPWVNVMANPEFGSLVSERGGGFTWSRNSREYRLTEWSNDPVTDPPSECLYVRDEVTGAFRSLMPAPCGAGVFEVTHGRGFTRWHNRSDEIESVVTWFVPPDMGVRVIAVELTNLGQRDRRLSLWHYARLILGADPWRVDRQVTTELEPQTGILWARNRAMPLFERRVVFATLGAEGAWQSQVAAGDRVWFLGVGGSVAAPEALRRSRLEHGPFGAGHDAAAVVAGAFFLGAGRSWRGWALLGEAEDQAQGRAWVEGLASWDRVMSRLEATKRFWEARSSALVVHTPWPELDVLCNHWLLYQTTSCRLWGRSAFYQSGGAVGFRDQLQDACALLWSHPEETRAQILLHAAHQFPEGDVLHWWHPPWEKGTRTRFSDDLLWLPLTTAWYVAFTGDYRLLDEPVPFVRARALEPSEDEAYLSVERTPEATSLYEHCCRALERSLTKGPHGLPLMGTGDWNDGMNRVGRQGRGESVWLGFFLAEVLAQFIPLCEARGDSPRASRFRDFRVQLVSALEAQGWDGAWYLRAYFDDGTPLGSAASSECQIDALVQAWAVLSGVAARERALRALQAVEERLVDRESKIIRLLAPPFDRMPKDPGYIKGYVPGIRENGGQYTHAAIWVVQAFFHAGLRERARELLRCLLPLEHARDAAAAQIYKVEPYVVAADIYGEPPHRGRGGWTWYTGSAGWLYRLVIETILGIRLRDGEVLEVSPRIPDSWPHCSAVWKVPRVNDVYRIRIERSGSDTPPPVRAWLDGQPLPVEGSGVRIPLVRDGRQHEVKIVLAGSGSLESAS